In one window of Mobula hypostoma chromosome 1, sMobHyp1.1, whole genome shotgun sequence DNA:
- the LOC134343396 gene encoding basic proline-rich protein-like: SPPPPSPPPPSPPPPSPPSPPPPPPPPPPPLPPPPSPSPSPSPSPPPPLPPPPPPPSPSPSPFPLPPPPPLPPPPPPPPPPPPPSSPPSPPPPLPPPLPPPLPPPPPPPPPPPPPPPLPPPLLPPPPPPLPPPPPLPSPPLPPPPPLPSPPLPPPPPPPLPPPPPPPPPPPPPPPPPPPPSPLPPPPSPLPPPPSPLPPPPPPPSSPSPLPPPSPPPPSSPPPSPSSLPPPPSPSSPLPPPPFPLLPPPPPSPSSPPPPSPLPLLPPPPSPLPLLPPPPSSPSSPLPPPPPPPPSPLLPPPPPPLPPSPLLPPPPPPPPPPSPPLPPPPPPPPPPPPPPSPLPPPPPSSPSPPPPSPPPPPPPSPPPPLLPLLPPPPLLPPPPSSPLPPPPPSPPPPPPPPPPPPSSPPSSPPPPPP, translated from the exons ccccacccccctcccccccctcccctccccctccccctcccccccctccccctccccttccccctcccccttccccttccccctccccctccccttcccctc ctcctcccctccctccccctccccctcccccctccccctccccttcccccttccccctcccccctccccctccccttccccctccccctccccctcccccccctccccctcctccctcctctcccccctccccccctcc cccccttccccctccccttccccctccccttccccctccccctccccctccccctccccctccccctccccctccccttccccctccccttctccctccccctccccctccccttccccctccccctccccttccctcccctccccttccccctccccctccccttccctcccctccccttccccctccccctccccctcctctcccccctccccc cccccctcctccccctccccctccccctcctccccctccccctcccccctcccccctcccccctcccccctcccccctcccccctcccccctcccccctcccccctcctccccctcccccctcctctccctcccccctccctcctccctccccccctcctccctcctcccctcctccctccccctcctccctcccccctcctccctccccctcctctcccctcccccctcctcccttccccctcctcccccctcctcccccctccccctcctccccccctcccccctcccccctccccctcctcccccctcccccctcccccctccccctcctcccccctcccccctcctccccctcctcccccctcccccctccccctcctccccccccctcccccctcctcccccccccccctccccccctccccccctcccccctcctcccccctcctccccccccccccccccccccctccccccccctccccccccccccccccccccccccccccccccccccccccccctcccccctcccccctcctcccccctcctccccctcccccccccccccctcccctcctccccctcctcccccctccccccctccccccctcctccccctcctcccccctccccccctcctccccccccccccctcctcccccctcccccctcctcccccctccccccctcctcc cccccctcctccccctcctcccccctcctcccccccctcctccccccctcctccccctcct